Proteins encoded together in one Bacteroides zoogleoformans window:
- a CDS encoding hydrogen peroxide-inducible genes activator, whose product MTLQQLEYILAVDRFRHFAKAAEHCRVTQPTLSAMIQKLEEELDTKIFDRGQQPVCPTPVGIHIIEQARHILMQAGHIRHIIEEEKHALTGIFRLGILPTIAPYLLPRFFPQLAKKYPKLDIRVVEMKTGDIKKALQTGEIDAGIVASLADMEEFSQTTLFYEEFFAYVAREEALFERKIIRTSDLAETQLWLLDEGHCFRDQLVRFCQLKSARASQLTYRLGSMETFMRMVESGKGVTFIPELAVPQLSEVRKELVRPFAIPTPTRQIVMLTDRNFIRHTLLETLTQEIKSSVPPQMLSLKATQVLV is encoded by the coding sequence ATGACTTTGCAACAATTGGAATACATCCTTGCCGTGGACCGCTTCCGCCATTTTGCCAAAGCGGCCGAACATTGCCGCGTGACGCAACCCACGCTGAGCGCCATGATACAGAAACTGGAAGAAGAACTCGATACCAAAATCTTCGACCGCGGTCAGCAGCCTGTTTGCCCCACCCCCGTAGGCATTCATATCATCGAACAGGCCCGACACATACTGATGCAGGCCGGGCACATCAGGCATATCATAGAGGAGGAGAAGCATGCCCTGACCGGCATTTTCAGGCTGGGCATACTTCCCACCATTGCCCCTTACCTCTTGCCGCGCTTCTTCCCCCAACTGGCAAAGAAGTACCCCAAACTGGACATCAGAGTGGTGGAAATGAAGACCGGCGACATCAAGAAGGCTCTACAGACCGGAGAAATAGATGCCGGCATCGTGGCGAGCCTGGCGGATATGGAAGAGTTCAGCCAAACAACGTTGTTCTACGAGGAATTCTTTGCCTATGTTGCACGTGAGGAGGCTTTGTTCGAGCGTAAAATTATCCGTACCTCCGATCTGGCCGAAACGCAGCTCTGGCTGCTCGACGAAGGTCATTGCTTCCGCGACCAGCTGGTGCGCTTCTGTCAACTGAAATCGGCCCGTGCCAGCCAGCTGACCTATCGCTTGGGCAGCATGGAGACATTCATGCGCATGGTGGAGAGCGGTAAAGGGGTGACCTTCATCCCCGAATTGGCCGTGCCGCAACTCAGCGAAGTCCGGAAAGAGTTGGTGCGTCCGTTCGCCATCCCTACCCCCACACGGCAAATCGTGATGCTGACCGACCGGAACTTCATCCGCCACACTTTGCTGGAGACGCTGACCCAAGAGATAAAGAGTTCTGTACCTCCTCAAATGCTTTCGCTGAAAGCAACTCAGGTTCTCGTATAG
- the ahpF gene encoding alkyl hydroperoxide reductase subunit F: MLDTTTLEQVRSVFRHLQSRYVFHISYSPKHEQSREVIDFLNDVAGCSDKLSCLPVETDSLVAEFTLQKEGAETGIKFRGIPGGHEFTSLLLAVLNADGKGKNLPDEVITRRIKALKGPIRLQTYVSLTCTNCPDVVQALNIIALLNPNVTHEMVDGDAYQEEVNALKIQAVPSVYANGKPLHVGRGSLGQLLQKLEEAFGSLPQADAAPVERAFDTIVLGGGPAGASAAIYSARKGLRVAIVAERIGGQVKETVGIENLISVPQTTGAQLADALRNHIGHYPIELFEDRQIEKAELQGKTKRISAAGGETFIAPAVIIATGASWRKLNVEGEAEYIGRGVAFCPHCDGPFYQGKHVAVIGGGNSGIEAAIDLAGICRKVTVFEFADTLKADQVLQAKAQSLPNVEIFTSSQTTKVVGNGEKVTAIRIKDRLTNEERDFPLDGIFVQIGLSANSAPFRDALETTPIGEIKIDAFCRTSLPGVYAAGDVSSVPYKQIVIAMGEGAKAALSAFDDRIRGVDSIIKS, from the coding sequence ATGTTAGATACAACAACTTTAGAACAAGTGCGGAGCGTATTCCGGCATTTGCAATCCCGCTACGTCTTTCATATCAGTTATTCGCCGAAGCACGAGCAGAGTCGGGAAGTTATCGACTTCCTGAATGATGTGGCCGGCTGCTCCGATAAACTCTCCTGTCTACCTGTCGAGACAGATTCACTTGTGGCCGAATTCACCTTGCAGAAAGAAGGAGCGGAAACGGGCATCAAGTTCCGTGGCATACCGGGCGGACACGAGTTTACCTCCCTCCTGCTGGCTGTGCTGAACGCCGACGGAAAAGGCAAAAACCTGCCGGATGAGGTCATCACCCGCCGCATCAAAGCCTTGAAAGGCCCCATTCGCTTGCAAACTTACGTCTCACTGACGTGTACAAACTGTCCCGACGTAGTGCAAGCGCTTAATATCATTGCCTTATTGAACCCGAATGTGACGCACGAGATGGTGGACGGCGATGCTTATCAAGAGGAAGTGAACGCATTGAAGATACAAGCCGTGCCGTCAGTCTATGCCAACGGAAAGCCTTTGCATGTGGGACGCGGCTCTTTAGGTCAACTGTTGCAGAAGCTGGAAGAGGCTTTCGGGAGTTTGCCGCAAGCGGATGCAGCCCCTGTCGAGAGGGCATTCGATACGATTGTACTCGGCGGAGGTCCTGCCGGAGCTTCGGCAGCCATCTACTCTGCCCGCAAGGGGCTGCGTGTGGCGATCGTTGCCGAACGGATAGGCGGACAGGTGAAAGAGACCGTAGGCATCGAAAACCTGATTTCCGTGCCGCAAACCACGGGCGCACAACTGGCCGATGCACTCAGAAACCACATCGGGCACTATCCGATAGAACTGTTTGAAGACCGGCAGATAGAAAAAGCGGAGTTGCAAGGCAAGACGAAACGCATCTCAGCAGCGGGTGGTGAAACATTCATCGCTCCTGCGGTAATCATTGCCACAGGTGCAAGCTGGCGCAAACTGAATGTGGAGGGCGAAGCCGAATACATCGGCCGCGGCGTGGCTTTCTGTCCGCATTGCGACGGACCGTTCTACCAAGGCAAACACGTAGCCGTGATTGGCGGAGGCAACTCCGGCATAGAAGCGGCCATCGACTTGGCAGGTATCTGCCGGAAAGTCACCGTATTCGAGTTTGCCGATACGCTGAAGGCCGACCAGGTGCTCCAAGCAAAAGCCCAAAGCCTGCCGAACGTGGAAATCTTCACCTCCTCGCAGACCACGAAAGTGGTGGGCAACGGCGAAAAGGTGACAGCCATCCGCATCAAAGACCGCCTTACGAACGAAGAACGTGACTTCCCTCTGGATGGCATCTTCGTGCAGATAGGCCTCTCGGCCAATAGTGCCCCTTTCCGCGACGCATTGGAGACCACTCCCATCGGAGAAATCAAGATAGATGCCTTTTGTCGTACCTCGCTTCCGGGTGTTTATGCCGCCGGAGACGTGTCGAGCGTGCCCTATAAACAGATTGTCATCGCCATGGGCGAAGGAGCCAAAGCGGCGCTTTCGGCGTTCGACGACCGTATCCGGGGTGTAGATTCAATCATAAAATCTTGA
- a CDS encoding M16 family metallopeptidase: MKRIAKREKRVFNSFTLPNGLRIIHERTASQVAYCGFAVDAGTRDELEHEQGMAHFVEHLIFKGTRKRKTWHILNRMENVGGDLNAYTNKEETVIYSAFLTEHFNRATELLTDIVFHSTFPQREIEKETEVIIDEIESYKDNPSELIFDDFEDMIFRGHPLGRNILGTPESLKQFRSEDAVAFTSRLYCPASMVFFVLADVDFKKVLSRMQFLTQDIPAFKSEHLRTPPPIYVPERLVLHKDTHQAHVMIGARAYDAYDDKRTALYLLNNMLGGPGMNSRLNVSLRERSGLVYNIESNLTSYTDTGVFCIYFGCDFQDLNRCIRLVHKELKRMRETKLTSSQLAAARKQLIGQIGVASDNNENNALGMGKIFLHYDKYETPEEVFNRIEQLTPEILLEVANEMFAEEYLSMLVYR; encoded by the coding sequence ATGAAGAGAATAGCAAAGAGGGAGAAGCGGGTTTTCAACTCTTTCACCTTACCCAACGGACTGCGCATCATCCATGAACGCACAGCCTCTCAAGTGGCCTATTGCGGGTTTGCCGTAGATGCCGGCACGCGCGACGAGCTTGAACACGAACAAGGCATGGCGCATTTTGTGGAGCATCTCATCTTCAAGGGCACGCGAAAGCGCAAGACATGGCACATCCTGAACCGAATGGAGAACGTGGGCGGCGACCTCAACGCTTATACCAACAAGGAGGAGACGGTGATCTATTCCGCTTTCCTCACCGAGCATTTCAACCGCGCCACCGAACTATTGACCGATATCGTATTTCATTCCACCTTCCCGCAGCGCGAAATAGAGAAAGAGACCGAAGTCATCATCGACGAGATAGAGTCTTACAAGGACAATCCTTCGGAACTTATCTTCGACGACTTCGAGGATATGATATTCCGCGGGCATCCGTTGGGGCGGAACATTCTGGGGACTCCCGAAAGTTTGAAGCAATTCCGCAGTGAAGATGCCGTTGCATTCACTTCGCGCCTCTACTGCCCCGCCAGCATGGTCTTCTTTGTGCTGGCCGATGTGGACTTCAAAAAAGTATTGAGCCGCATGCAATTCTTGACGCAGGATATTCCCGCCTTCAAATCTGAACACCTCCGCACTCCGCCACCCATATACGTACCCGAACGACTTGTTCTCCATAAAGACACCCATCAGGCGCACGTCATGATTGGCGCACGTGCCTATGATGCCTATGATGACAAGCGGACGGCTCTCTATCTGCTCAACAACATGCTGGGTGGTCCCGGTATGAACAGCAGACTGAACGTCTCTCTGCGTGAACGTAGCGGATTGGTCTATAACATTGAATCCAACCTGACGTCCTATACCGATACGGGTGTGTTTTGCATTTACTTTGGTTGCGACTTTCAGGACTTGAACCGTTGTATCCGACTGGTTCATAAGGAGCTGAAGCGTATGCGCGAAACCAAGTTGACCTCTTCTCAGCTTGCAGCCGCCCGTAAACAATTGATAGGACAAATCGGAGTTGCCTCGGACAATAATGAAAACAATGCACTGGGCATGGGAAAAATCTTTCTGCACTACGACAAGTATGAAACCCCCGAAGAGGTGTTCAACCGCATAGAACAGCTCACACCGGAAATATTACTGGAAGTGGCTAACGAAATGTTTGCCGAAGAGTATCTCTCTATGCTGGTCTATCGCTAA
- the ahpC gene encoding alkyl hydroperoxide reductase subunit C — MEPIINSQLPEFKVQAFQNGNFKTVSSEDVKGKWAIFFFYPADFTFVCPTELVDIAEKYEQFQAMGVEVYSVSTDSHFVHKAWHDASESIRKIKYPMLADPTGVLSRAFGVMIEEEGMAYRGTFLVNPEGKIKIAEIQDNNIGRNADELLRKVEAAQFVATHDGEVCPAKWKKGGATLKPSIDLVGKI; from the coding sequence ATGGAACCGATTATCAATTCTCAACTCCCTGAATTCAAGGTTCAGGCTTTCCAGAACGGAAACTTCAAAACTGTATCAAGCGAAGACGTAAAAGGCAAGTGGGCCATTTTCTTCTTCTATCCGGCAGACTTTACTTTTGTATGTCCTACCGAGCTGGTAGATATCGCCGAGAAATACGAGCAATTCCAGGCAATGGGCGTGGAGGTGTACTCGGTAAGCACCGACTCGCACTTCGTGCACAAAGCATGGCACGACGCTTCCGAAAGCATCCGCAAAATCAAATATCCGATGCTGGCAGACCCCACAGGCGTGTTGAGCCGCGCGTTCGGTGTGATGATTGAAGAAGAAGGTATGGCCTATCGCGGCACGTTCCTCGTGAACCCCGAAGGCAAAATCAAGATTGCCGAGATTCAGGACAACAACATCGGCCGCAATGCCGACGAGCTGTTGCGCAAGGTGGAAGCCGCACAATTCGTTGCCACGCACGACGGCGAGGTATGCCCCGCCAAGTGGAAAAAGGGCGGCGCAACGCTGAAACCCAGCATCGACCTTGTAGGTAAGATTTAA
- a CDS encoding Dps family protein has protein sequence MKTLDYLHLNETKVAGVVSALSQLLADFQVHYTNLRGMHWNIKGHGFFVLHEKFESMYDDTAAKVDEIAERILMLGGTPENRFSEYLKTAKIKEVADISCSCDAVDHILATYGYLIGEERKLIELANEAGDDATADLMTGYLKEQEKLVWMLVAFSTKGCEK, from the coding sequence ATGAAGACTTTGGATTACTTACATTTGAATGAGACGAAAGTGGCCGGCGTGGTATCGGCATTGAGCCAACTGTTGGCCGACTTTCAAGTGCACTACACCAACCTGCGCGGCATGCATTGGAACATAAAAGGGCACGGCTTCTTTGTGCTGCACGAGAAATTCGAGAGCATGTATGACGACACCGCCGCGAAGGTAGACGAGATAGCCGAACGCATCCTGATGCTGGGCGGCACACCCGAGAACCGCTTCAGCGAATACCTGAAGACGGCGAAGATTAAGGAAGTCGCCGACATCTCTTGCAGCTGCGACGCCGTAGACCATATCCTCGCTACTTACGGATACCTCATCGGTGAAGAGCGCAAACTCATCGAACTGGCAAACGAAGCCGGCGACGATGCAACCGCCGACCTGATGACCGGCTACCTGAAAGAGCAGGAAAAGTTGGTGTGGATGCTCGTCGCATTCAGCACCAAAGGATGCGAGAAGTAA